In Thunnus maccoyii chromosome 3, fThuMac1.1, whole genome shotgun sequence, the following proteins share a genomic window:
- the ube2r2 gene encoding ubiquitin-conjugating enzyme E2 R2: protein MAHQATPSSQKALMMELKSLQEQPVEGFRITLVEESDLYNWEVAIFGPPNTLYEGGYFKAHIKFPVDYPYSPPTFRFLTKMWHPNIYENGDVCISILHPPVDDPQSGELPSERWNPTQNVRTILLSVISLLNEPNTFSPANVDASVMFRKWRDSKGKDKEYAEIIRKQVMSTAAEAERDGVKVPTTLAEYCVQTRVPSQDSSSDLLYDDLYDDDMEEEDEEDDESEMESIGEAGGISAVEDGGTSTRHYDNQDDSGNEDS, encoded by the exons ATGGCCCACCAGGCAACCCCTAGTTCCCAGAAGGCCCTGATGATGGAGCTGAAGTCTCTGCAGGAGCAGCCAGTGGAGGGTTTCCGCATCACACTGGTGGAGGAGTCTGACCTCTACAACTGGGAAGTGGCCATCTTCGGGCCCCCCAACACCCTGTATGAGGGAGGCTACTTTAAG GCTCACATCAAGTTCCCAGTTGACTACCCGTACTCCCCACCAACCTTCCGCTTCCTCACCAAGATGTGGCACCCCAACATCTATGAG AACGGGGATGTGTGCATTTCCATCCTGCACCCTCCTGTCGATGACCCTCAGAGCGGGGAGCTGCCCTCTGAAAGGTGGAACCCCACACAGAACGTCAG AACCATCCTGCTTAGTGTCATCTCTCTGCTCAATGAGCCCAACACCTTCTCCCCGGCCAATGTGGACGCCTCTGTCATGTTTCGTAAATGGAGGGACAGCAAAGGCAAGGACAAGGAGTATGCAGAGATTATCAG GAAACAGGTGATGTCAACGGCGGCGGAGGCTGAGCGCGATGGCGTCAAGGTGCCCACCACATTGGCGGAGTACTGCGTCCAGACCAGGGTCCCCTCCCAGGACAGCAGTTCAGACCTTCTCTACGATGATCTCTATGATGACgacatggaggaggaggacgaggaggacgATGAGAGCGAGATGGAGTCCATAGGTGAAGCGGGGGGGATCAGCGCCGTGGAGGACGGTGGGACGTCCACCAGACATTACGACAACCAGGACGACTCTGGCAACGAAGACTCATGA